Genomic segment of Candidatus Poribacteria bacterium:
TCTATAGTATGAAGGATAGGGGCGAGGACATACGATATGTCATGGTCTATGACCTCGGTGGAGGGACCTTCGACGTCTCGATAGTCGAGATGGAATCCGGCGTGGTAGAGGTGCGGGCAAGCCACGGCAACACGCAGCTAGGCGGAGACGACTTCGATCAGAAGATAATAGACTATGTTGCCGACTGGTTTGAATCCGAGTACAAGGTGGATTTGAGGAAGGATAGAAAGGCTCTGGCAAGGCTCACAAGAGCGGCCGAAAAGGCCAAGATCGTCCTATCCGATAGACCCTTCGCCAACATCTCGGAGGAGTTCATAGCAAGCAAGGACGGCCAACCGCTGAACCTGGTATTTGAGATAGCCAGATCGGATTTCGAGGATCTGATAAGGGATCTGGTCGAATCGACGATAGATTCCATCGATAAAGCTATTCAGGATGCCGGTTTAAAACATAACGAGATAGATAAGGTGATCATGGTCGGCGGATCGACCAGGATACCGCTCGTCTGGGAGGTCGTCCATCACAGGCTCGGCCTTGAACCTCATACCGAGGTCAGCCCTGAGCTCTGTGTCGCCATGGGAGCGGCAATTCAGGCTGCGATCATAGAGGGGCAGGATATCGACGCCGTGCTCGTGGACGTGGCCCCGCACTCGCTCGGAGTCGAAGTTCTAGGATACAGGCTCGGTATGCCGGTTCCAGATCAGTTCAGCGTCATCATCCGACGAAACACTACCATCCCCACATCGAAGTCCGAGGTGTATACAACGGTTTACGATAACCAGGATGTAGTCAAGATAAAGGTATATCAGGGCGAAAGCGAGAGGGCTTCCGAAAACACGCTGCTCGGCGAATTCCTCTTCAAGGGCATACCCCCCGCTCCCGCAGGCGTGCCGAAGATCGTGATCACTTTTGACTATGATGTTAACGGCATCGTTCACGTGACAGCCAGGGAAAAGGATAGCGGCAAGGAGATGAAAGTCACCCTGAAGGCGACCCCCGAACGGATGAGCTCAAAGGAGAAGGAGGAGGCGAAGGGGAAGACAGAACGTATATGGCGAGCTACCGTGGAGATGGACGATAAGGAGAGGAAAGCGCTGATAAGCAGGGCAAGGAAGATAGCGAAGGAGATCGGCGATAAGAAAAAGGCGTCTCAGCTTATCAACTTGGCCTCGAAGCTGGAACGTGCCATCGAGAGAGGTCATGAAGATGAGGTAGAGGAAGTGGAGGATGAACTTCTGGAGCTGATGTATGAGGTGGAAACGGAATGAAGGGGGATAGAAGAAAGGCCTTACAGCTTTACAACACAGGACTGAAGCTGGCGAAGGAGGAAAGGTTGGAC
This window contains:
- a CDS encoding Hsp70 family protein; this translates as MSRIVGIDLGTTNSEIAVVKDGQPFVIPDEKGSRILPSFVGISPNGELLVGQPAKNQYIIEPENTVKSIKRKMGTDERVKLGDKYYTPQEISSFILRRLKEIAERYLGEKIEKAVITVPAYFTDLQRQATVDAGEIAGLEVVRIINEPTAAALVYSMKDRGEDIRYVMVYDLGGGTFDVSIVEMESGVVEVRASHGNTQLGGDDFDQKIIDYVADWFESEYKVDLRKDRKALARLTRAAEKAKIVLSDRPFANISEEFIASKDGQPLNLVFEIARSDFEDLIRDLVESTIDSIDKAIQDAGLKHNEIDKVIMVGGSTRIPLVWEVVHHRLGLEPHTEVSPELCVAMGAAIQAAIIEGQDIDAVLVDVAPHSLGVEVLGYRLGMPVPDQFSVIIRRNTTIPTSKSEVYTTVYDNQDVVKIKVYQGESERASENTLLGEFLFKGIPPAPAGVPKIVITFDYDVNGIVHVTAREKDSGKEMKVTLKATPERMSSKEKEEAKGKTERIWRATVEMDDKERKALISRARKIAKEIGDKKKASQLINLASKLERAIERGHEDEVEEVEDELLELMYEVETE